A window from Dama dama isolate Ldn47 chromosome 11, ASM3311817v1, whole genome shotgun sequence encodes these proteins:
- the LOC133064884 gene encoding E3 ubiquitin-protein ligase KCMF1-like codes for MSRHEGVSCDACLKGNFRGRRYKCLICYDYDLCASCYESGATTTRHTTDHPMQCTLTRVDFDLYYGGEAFSVEQPQSFTCPYCGKMGYTETSLQEHVTSEHAETSTDVICPICAALPGGDPHHVTDDFAAHLTLEHRAPRDLDESSGVRHVRRMFHPGRGLGGPRARRSNMHFTSSSTGGLSSSQSSYSPSNREAMDPIAELLSQLSGVRRSAGGQLNSSGPSASQLQQLQMQLQLERQHARAARQQLETARNATRRTNTSSVTTTITQSTATTNTANTESSQQTIQNSQLLLTRLNDPKMSETERQSMESERADRSLFVQELLLSTLVREESSSSDEDERGEMADFGAMGCVDIMPLDVALENLNLKESNKGNEPPPPPL; via the coding sequence ATGTCCCGACATGAAGGTGTCAGCTGTGATGCatgtttaaaaggaaattttcGAGGTCGCAGATACAAGTGTTTAATTTGCTACGATTACGATCTTTGTGCATCTTGTTATGAAAGTGGTGCAACAACAACAAGGCATACAACTGACCACCCAATGCAGTGCACATTAACAAGGGTAGATTTTGATTTGTACTATGGTGGGGAAGCTTTCTCCGTAGAGCAGCCACAGTCTTTTACTTGTCCCTATTGTGGAAAAATGGGCTATACggagacatctcttcaagaacatgTTACTTCTGAACACGCAGAAACATCAACAGACGTGATTTGTCCAATATGTGCAGCGTTACCTGGAGGCGATCCTCATCATGTCACGGATGACTTTGCAGCTCACCTTACACTTGAACACAGAGCCCCTAGAGATTTAGATGAGTCGAGCGGTGTCCGACATGTACGTAGAATGTTTCACCCTGGCCGGGGGTTAGGAGGTCCTCGTGCGCGCAGATCAAACATGCACTTTACTAGCAGTTCTACTGGTGGACTTTCTTCTTCTCAGAGTTCATATTCTCCAAGCAATAGGGAAGCCATGGATCCTATAGCTGAGCTTTTATCTCAGTTATCGGGAGTGAGACGTTCTGCAGGAGGACAGCTGAACTCCTCTGGCCCTTCCGCTTCTCAGTTACAACAATTGCAGATGCAGCTGCAGCTCGAACGGCAGCATGCCCGGGCGGCACGGCAGCAACTGGAGACCGCACGCAATGCAACCCGGCGCACTAACACAAGCAGCGTCACCACTACAATCACGCAATCCACAGCCACGACCAACACAGCGAACACAGAAAGCAGTCAGCAAACGATCCAGAACTCCCAGCTTCTTTTAACAAGGTTGAATGATCCTAAAATGTCTGAAACAGAGCGCCAGTCCATGGAAAGTGAGCGCGCAGACCGCAGCCTCTTTGTCCAAGAGCTCCTTCTGTCCACTTTAGTGCGCGAAGAGAGCTCGTCCTCAGACGAGGATGAACGGGGGGAAATGGCAGATTTTGGTGCTATGGGCTGTGTAGATATTATGCCTTTAGATGTTGCTTTAGAAAACCTAAATTTAAAAGAGAGTAATAAAGGAAATGAGCCTCCACCACCTCCTCTTTGA